The nucleotide sequence TAAGCCGGTCGGTGAGCTGCCAATTGGCGCCCAGCAACGCGTCGAGATCCTTAAAGCGCTTTACCGCGACGCCGACATTTTAATCTTGGACGAGCCGACCGGGGTGTTGACCCCCGAGGAGGCCGGGCAACTGTTTCGGGTCTTGGAGCGGCTGCGCGAGCAGGGCAAAACGGTGGTGCTGATCACCCACAAATTGCGCGAAATCATGGCCATCACCGATCGCGTATCGGTCATGCGCCGCGGTGAGATTGTCACCCACATGAACACCGCCGACACCACCACCGATGCCCTCGCCGAATGGATGGTCGGGCGTGACGTCAGCTTTTCACTGGACAAGTCCGAGCATCAGCCCGGCCCTTGCAAGCTGGCGGTCAGCGACCTGAACTACACCGACGACAGCGGCGTGCAGCGCCTCAAAGACATTGGCTTTGAGCTGCACGCCGGCGAAATACTGGGCATTGCGGGTGTCTCGGGTAACGGACAGTCCGAATTATTGGAAATCCTTGGGGGCATTTACACCGCCGACAGCGGCAGCCTGACCTTGGATGCCGGCAGCGTCGACTTGGCCAAACGTTCAAACCCAACCCGGCGCCGTGAAAAGGGCCTTGGGCACGTGCCCGAAGATCGCCACCGCATGGGGCTGGTGACCAAGTTCGAGGCCAACGAAAATACGATTTTGGGCTACCACTACAAGGTCGGGGCCGGCGCCTTTCTGCGGCGCTCAAAATTGATCGAACAGACCGCCGAGCAAATGCGCCGTTTTGACGTGCGCCCGCCCAACCCACGCCTAAAAACGGCCAGCTTTTCAGGCGGTAACCAACAAAAAATGGTGATCGCTCGGGAAATTGAGCAGGACCCGGATGTGTTAATGGTCGGGCAACCAACCCGCGGCGTGGACATTGGTGCAATTGAGGCCATCCACACGCGCCTGTTGGAGCTGCGTGCCCAGGGCAAGGCGATCTTGTTGGTGTCGGTTGAATTGGACGAGATTCGAGCGCTATCGGATCGCGTCTTGGTAATGTACGACGGCCGCATCATGGGTGAAGTGGCCCCCGGCGCCGGCGACGCCGAGATGGGTCAATTAATGGCTGGGGTCAAGGTCGAAGGCGGCGGGCAGTAGCTCGTCCATTCGAAAAGTTCGGGTGTCACCCTTTAAATTGGTGCACTCGACCAGGGTGTCGGCACTCGAAAACTCGGACAGGCGCTGACGACAGCCGCCACAGGGCGTTAATACACCCTCGCCCTGCCCCAGCACCAATACCCGCTTAATACGCGCCCCCGGTGCTGCCATTTGCATGTGCGCAATCGCCGTAGTTTCGGCGCACCAGCCCTCGGGGTAACTGGCGTTCTCCATGTTGGCCCCGACAAAGGTTTGACCGTCCACGGTTTCCAGTGCAACCCCGACATGGAAGTTAGAATAGGGCGCATGGGCTTTGCTGCGGGCGCTCTCGGCCAGTTGACGTAGGCTCATGATTAACGTTCCTTCACGTAGGGCACACCGCCGGCCTTGGGCGGCACCGCGCGACCGACAAAGCCGGCCAATAAAATCACCGTCAAAATGTACGGCAAGGCTTGGATAAAGGTCACCGGCACCGCGAATCCCGCCACGTCAACGCCCTGCATACGAATCGCGACTGCATCCAACGCACCAAACAGCAAACACGCAAACATCGCCTGAACCGGTCGCCATTTGGCGAACACCAGCGCCGCCAGCGCGATAAACCCTTTGCCGGCGGTCATGTTTTGGACAAATCCGGCGGTCTGGGCGATCGACAAATAGGCCCCAGCCAAACCACACAACAAACCA is from Litorivicinus lipolyticus and encodes:
- the cdd gene encoding cytidine deaminase, which produces MSLRQLAESARSKAHAPYSNFHVGVALETVDGQTFVGANMENASYPEGWCAETTAIAHMQMAAPGARIKRVLVLGQGEGVLTPCGGCRQRLSEFSSADTLVECTNLKGDTRTFRMDELLPAAFDLDPSH
- a CDS encoding ABC transporter ATP-binding protein, which encodes MTALELIGISKSFGPVKANQNINLSIESGTVHGIVGENGAGKSTLMSIIYGFYEADAGQIRVKGQDVSIRSSAQAIALGIGMVHQHFMLVENLSALENVLLGMEGGLLLNRGLTDARRKLEQIQQEYGLNVDLDKPVGELPIGAQQRVEILKALYRDADILILDEPTGVLTPEEAGQLFRVLERLREQGKTVVLITHKLREIMAITDRVSVMRRGEIVTHMNTADTTTDALAEWMVGRDVSFSLDKSEHQPGPCKLAVSDLNYTDDSGVQRLKDIGFELHAGEILGIAGVSGNGQSELLEILGGIYTADSGSLTLDAGSVDLAKRSNPTRRREKGLGHVPEDRHRMGLVTKFEANENTILGYHYKVGAGAFLRRSKLIEQTAEQMRRFDVRPPNPRLKTASFSGGNQQKMVIAREIEQDPDVLMVGQPTRGVDIGAIEAIHTRLLELRAQGKAILLVSVELDEIRALSDRVLVMYDGRIMGEVAPGAGDAEMGQLMAGVKVEGGGQ